The proteins below are encoded in one region of Paraburkholderia phenazinium:
- a CDS encoding DUF3460 family protein, producing the protein MYQSDITQFLNQLKEQKPTLEAEQRRGRSLLWDKQPIDLEERAEQQASRVQQTAYQYYQNF; encoded by the coding sequence ATGTATCAATCGGACATCACGCAGTTCCTGAATCAGTTGAAGGAACAAAAGCCCACCCTCGAGGCGGAACAACGCCGCGGCCGCTCGCTGCTGTGGGACAAACAGCCGATCGACCTCGAAGAGCGCGCCGAGCAGCAAGCCTCGCGCGTGCAACAGACCGCCTACCAGTACTACCAGAACTTCTGA
- a CDS encoding autotransporter assembly complex protein TamA, translated as MAGCAIEPSRVQHGKPAARRGRLARHAQGAAWLVRAWLTLGLVWLAFAAVEARAAYKVDIQASPRAVRKLLEEHLDIARFAKRDDVSDDQFDFLVTATPQQVRDLTATAGYFSPVVRTDVRTVDGKKRVTVSVDPGPQTTISSVTLSFNGPVLTEDPAQENATRFAFSLHEGDPFSQGGWDDAKSAALRALQARRYVAAKITQSQARIDPRTHEAKLSVTFDSGPTFTMGKLEVVGTERYPAKIVDNVNPISVGAIYDVQRVAELQRQLQNTPYYASVAIDVGNDPAKPLETPVRVKVSEYPYNSIRGGVGYATDTGPQVQGNYSYLNTFGAAYPFTVGGRIDQIEQFGQIQLSMPPGERAWTNSVLASYGTTNVSDTRIYSIRAGVQTTRTSQYLDYGYSLFYYDDRLDQNAVGPITAHALVPAWTWTRRNTDDPLFPRSGNLLHVEAGFAVKGALADQTFGRLYARAQQYFPVGKSDLVLIRAEFGGVFTSGSSSGIPASLLFRAGGSNSVRGYSYEGIGNNVDGSVLPTKYLITASSEYQHWFTHDWGGAVFFDIGTATDTWGEKVFYPGVGFGARWRSPVGPVNVDLAYGIRNKDIRPYLTLGIAF; from the coding sequence TTGGCGGGTTGTGCGATCGAACCGTCGCGTGTGCAACATGGCAAACCGGCTGCGCGGCGTGGTCGGCTCGCGCGCCACGCTCAGGGCGCGGCGTGGCTGGTGCGCGCATGGCTGACGCTGGGTCTGGTCTGGCTTGCGTTCGCGGCTGTCGAGGCACGCGCAGCTTACAAGGTCGATATCCAGGCCTCGCCGCGCGCGGTGCGCAAGCTGCTCGAGGAGCATCTGGATATCGCCCGCTTCGCCAAACGCGACGATGTCAGCGACGACCAGTTCGACTTTCTGGTCACCGCGACTCCGCAGCAGGTGCGCGACCTGACCGCTACCGCGGGCTATTTTTCGCCGGTGGTGCGCACCGACGTTCGTACGGTCGACGGCAAGAAGCGCGTCACGGTGAGCGTCGATCCCGGTCCGCAGACCACAATTTCTTCCGTTACGCTGTCATTCAACGGGCCGGTGCTGACCGAAGATCCGGCGCAGGAAAACGCCACCCGTTTTGCCTTTTCGCTGCATGAAGGCGACCCGTTCTCGCAGGGCGGCTGGGACGATGCCAAAAGCGCGGCCCTCCGTGCGTTGCAAGCGCGCCGCTATGTGGCGGCGAAGATTACGCAGTCGCAGGCACGTATCGATCCGCGCACGCATGAGGCGAAGCTGTCCGTCACCTTCGACAGCGGTCCGACCTTCACGATGGGCAAGCTCGAAGTGGTGGGCACCGAGCGCTATCCCGCGAAGATCGTCGACAACGTGAATCCGATTTCCGTCGGCGCCATTTACGACGTGCAGCGAGTGGCTGAACTGCAACGCCAGTTGCAGAACACGCCGTACTACGCGAGCGTCGCGATCGACGTCGGCAACGACCCGGCCAAGCCGCTCGAGACACCGGTGCGGGTGAAGGTCAGCGAATATCCCTACAACAGCATTCGCGGCGGCGTGGGTTACGCCACGGATACCGGTCCGCAGGTGCAGGGCAACTACTCGTATCTGAATACCTTCGGCGCAGCGTATCCGTTCACGGTGGGCGGCCGGATCGACCAGATCGAACAGTTCGGCCAGATCCAGCTGTCGATGCCGCCGGGCGAGCGCGCGTGGACCAATAGCGTGCTGGCCTCGTATGGCACCACCAATGTGTCCGATACCCGCATCTACAGTATTCGCGCCGGCGTGCAAACCACCCGCACATCGCAGTACCTCGACTACGGCTACTCGCTCTTCTATTACGACGACAGGCTCGACCAGAATGCGGTCGGACCGATTACCGCCCACGCACTCGTGCCCGCATGGACCTGGACGCGCCGTAATACCGACGACCCGCTGTTTCCGCGCTCCGGCAACCTGCTTCACGTCGAAGCGGGTTTCGCGGTCAAGGGCGCCCTGGCCGATCAGACTTTCGGGCGCCTCTATGCGCGTGCCCAGCAGTACTTCCCGGTCGGCAAATCCGATCTCGTCTTGATACGTGCTGAATTCGGCGGTGTGTTCACGTCGGGCAGTTCGAGCGGCATTCCGGCCTCGCTGCTGTTCCGGGCAGGCGGCTCGAACTCGGTGCGTGGCTATAGCTACGAAGGCATCGGCAATAACGTCGACGGCTCGGTGCTGCCGACCAAATACCTGATTACAGCTTCGAGCGAATACCAGCACTGGTTCACCCATGACTGGGGCGGCGCGGTGTTCTTCGACATCGGCACGGCCACCGACACATGGGGCGAAAAAGTGTTCTACCCCGGCGTGGGTTTTGGCGCGCGCTGGCGCAGTCCGGTGGGGCCAGTGAACGTCGACCTCGCGTACGGGATTCGTAACAAGGATATCCGGCCGTATCTGACGCTCGGCATCGCCTTTTGA
- the panC gene encoding pantoate--beta-alanine ligase: MKVISSIHELRDQLRGQNRTAFVPTMGNLHEGHLSLMRLARQHGDPVVASIFVNRLQFGPNEDFDKYPRTLEADIEKLQSENVYVLFAPTERDLYPEPQEYRVHPPHDLGDILEGEFRPGFFQGVCTVVMKLMSCVQPRVAVFGKKDYQQLMIVRQMCQQFALPTEIIAAETVRDSDGLALSSRNRYLQAAERAEAPKLAAELNRARDAVLAGNRDFAAIERAAMDALAARGWQPDYIAVRKRSNLLPPTAQDIDAPLVVLAAAKLGATRLIDNLEI; the protein is encoded by the coding sequence ATGAAAGTCATCAGCTCGATCCACGAATTGCGCGACCAGTTGCGCGGCCAGAACCGCACTGCGTTTGTCCCAACGATGGGCAACCTGCATGAAGGGCATCTGTCGCTGATGCGTCTGGCGCGCCAGCATGGCGACCCGGTGGTGGCGAGCATTTTCGTCAATCGGCTGCAATTCGGGCCGAACGAGGATTTCGACAAATATCCGCGCACGCTCGAAGCCGATATCGAGAAGCTGCAAAGCGAGAACGTCTACGTGCTGTTTGCGCCGACCGAGCGCGATCTGTATCCGGAGCCGCAGGAATACCGCGTGCATCCGCCGCACGATCTGGGCGACATCCTCGAGGGCGAATTCCGCCCGGGCTTCTTCCAGGGCGTGTGCACAGTCGTGATGAAGCTGATGTCGTGCGTGCAGCCGCGCGTCGCCGTGTTCGGCAAGAAGGATTACCAGCAACTGATGATCGTGCGCCAGATGTGCCAGCAGTTCGCGCTGCCCACGGAAATCATCGCCGCTGAAACCGTGCGCGACAGCGACGGCCTCGCCCTCAGTTCGCGCAACCGCTACCTGCAGGCCGCAGAGCGCGCCGAGGCGCCGAAGCTCGCGGCCGAACTGAACCGGGCGCGCGATGCCGTACTGGCCGGCAACCGGGATTTCGCGGCTATCGAGCGCGCGGCGATGGACGCGCTGGCCGCACGCGGCTGGCAGCCCGACTATATCGCCGTGCGTAAGCGCTCGAACCTGCTGCCGCCCACCGCGCAGGACATCGATGCGCCGCTCGTCGTGCTCGCCGCGGCCAAGCTGGGCGCCACCCGCCTGATCGACAACCTCGAAATCTGA
- a CDS encoding AbrB/MazE/SpoVT family DNA-binding domain-containing protein, with protein MNLQVAKWGNSLALRIPADYVRHIGIREGDQVQVNLTVDGGISIHAAKWDRRAFALELEKTRESMPMTESVMEELRRGARY; from the coding sequence ATGAACTTGCAGGTGGCAAAATGGGGTAATAGCCTTGCGCTTCGTATTCCCGCGGACTACGTGCGCCATATCGGCATCCGGGAGGGCGACCAGGTTCAGGTGAACCTGACGGTCGATGGCGGCATCAGTATTCACGCCGCAAAATGGGATCGTCGCGCTTTTGCGCTAGAACTGGAAAAGACGCGCGAGTCGATGCCGATGACGGAATCGGTAATGGAAGAGCTTCGGCGCGGAGCGCGCTACTGA
- a CDS encoding DoxX family protein, which produces MNSNRSADFAATLLRVALGVLYLAHSLQKIFVFTLPGTAHFFESLGLPGWLGYVTTFVELAGGIALLLGVQVRWVALVLLPFMLGAMSAHLHNGWGFASPNGGWEYPAFWAVTLVVQSLLGGGVGALAGAKVPRAVTA; this is translated from the coding sequence ATGAACTCGAACCGTTCAGCCGATTTCGCTGCCACGCTACTGCGTGTTGCTCTCGGCGTCTTGTATCTCGCGCACAGCCTGCAGAAGATTTTCGTTTTCACGTTGCCGGGTACGGCGCATTTTTTCGAATCGCTTGGTTTGCCGGGCTGGCTCGGCTATGTCACGACGTTCGTCGAACTGGCAGGCGGCATCGCCTTGCTGCTTGGCGTGCAGGTTCGCTGGGTTGCGCTGGTGCTGCTGCCGTTCATGCTCGGCGCGATGTCCGCTCACCTGCATAACGGCTGGGGTTTCGCGTCGCCAAACGGCGGCTGGGAATATCCGGCTTTCTGGGCAGTGACGCTGGTGGTGCAGTCGCTGCTTGGCGGCGGCGTGGGCGCACTTGCCGGAGCGAAGGTGCCGCGGGCGGTGACGGCTTGA
- a CDS encoding segregation and condensation protein A — MSSADEARAAKAAQPDAALAAPATDSTPDTVDGIAFARLYGEPLFKLPTDLYIPPDALEVFLETFEGPLDLLLYLIRKQNFNVLDIPMADVTTQYLGYVEQLRQTNLELASEYLLMAAMLIEIKSRMLLPVKKADTGEEAEDPRAELVRRLLEYEQMKLAAQRIDHLPQLGRDFLRADVYIEQSITPRFPDVNSEDLRAAWADVIKRAKLVQHHRISREELSVREHMSVILRRLQNARFMEFSELFDTTRGVPVVVVNFIAMLELSRESLIEITQAEPFAPIYVRLAYLPA; from the coding sequence GTGAGTTCCGCCGACGAGGCCCGCGCCGCCAAAGCGGCGCAGCCCGACGCTGCGCTCGCCGCGCCCGCGACCGATTCGACGCCCGATACCGTCGACGGCATTGCGTTCGCACGCCTGTACGGCGAGCCGCTTTTCAAGCTGCCGACCGATCTGTACATCCCTCCGGATGCCCTCGAAGTCTTTCTCGAAACGTTTGAAGGTCCGCTGGATCTGTTGCTGTACCTGATCCGCAAGCAGAACTTCAACGTGCTCGACATCCCGATGGCGGATGTCACCACGCAGTATCTGGGCTACGTCGAGCAGCTGCGGCAGACCAATCTCGAACTCGCGTCCGAGTATCTGCTGATGGCCGCGATGCTGATCGAGATCAAGTCGCGCATGCTGCTGCCGGTCAAGAAGGCGGATACCGGCGAGGAAGCCGAGGATCCGCGGGCCGAACTCGTGCGGCGCCTGCTCGAGTACGAGCAGATGAAGCTCGCGGCGCAGCGTATCGATCACCTGCCGCAACTCGGCCGCGACTTCCTGCGCGCCGACGTCTATATCGAGCAGAGCATCACGCCGCGTTTCCCGGACGTGAATAGCGAAGATCTGCGCGCCGCCTGGGCCGACGTGATCAAACGCGCGAAGCTCGTGCAGCATCACCGGATTTCGCGGGAAGAGCTGTCAGTGCGCGAGCACATGAGCGTGATCCTGCGCCGGCTGCAGAACGCACGCTTCATGGAGTTCTCGGAGCTGTTCGACACGACGCGCGGCGTGCCGGTGGTGGTGGTGAACTTCATCGCCATGCTGGAGCTGTCGCGTGAATCGCTGATCGAAATCACCCAGGCCGAGCCATTCGCGCCTATCTACGTGCGGCTCGCGTACCTGCCGGCATAG
- a CDS encoding PaaI family thioesterase, producing the protein MSKLRAGCTIESLMERQRGSLPDMLGVRVIALEEGSLTAELTVRRELLAPNGFLHAASVIGLADTACGYACIAHLPETARSFTTIELKSNFLGTCIEGTIRAVARGVHLGRTTQVWDATVSDPNGKTIALFRCTQMVLV; encoded by the coding sequence ATGAGCAAATTGCGCGCGGGTTGCACGATCGAGAGCCTGATGGAGCGTCAGCGGGGCAGCTTGCCCGATATGCTGGGAGTGCGGGTGATCGCGCTCGAGGAAGGTTCGCTCACGGCCGAATTGACCGTGCGGCGCGAGTTGCTGGCGCCGAACGGCTTTCTGCATGCGGCAAGCGTGATCGGCCTGGCTGACACGGCCTGTGGCTATGCGTGTATTGCCCATCTGCCGGAGACGGCGCGCAGTTTCACCACGATCGAGTTGAAGAGCAACTTCCTCGGCACCTGCATCGAAGGTACGATCCGGGCGGTCGCCAGGGGCGTGCATCTGGGACGGACAACGCAGGTATGGGATGCCACTGTGTCCGATCCGAACGGCAAGACGATTGCGCTGTTCCGGTGTACGCAGATGGTGCTGGTGTGA
- a CDS encoding type II toxin-antitoxin system VapC family toxin, with protein MVYVDTSVLVALCVKEAMSPAVAQWYAVCSEELGSATWCVTEFASALGIKQRTKQISAEQGMLAWQTFERLCASDLQLLPVEPSTFHRAAELTLDATTGLRAGNALHLAAALDANANSVATLDDVLARNAKRMKIKPLAF; from the coding sequence ATGGTGTATGTCGATACGAGCGTGCTTGTTGCACTGTGTGTCAAAGAGGCGATGAGCCCCGCCGTGGCACAGTGGTATGCGGTCTGCTCCGAAGAACTAGGATCCGCGACTTGGTGCGTGACCGAATTTGCCAGCGCCTTGGGCATCAAGCAAAGAACGAAACAGATATCGGCAGAACAAGGCATGCTCGCGTGGCAAACGTTCGAACGTCTTTGCGCCAGCGATCTGCAACTACTACCCGTGGAGCCGTCAACCTTCCATCGCGCTGCCGAGCTGACCCTGGATGCTACAACTGGCCTCCGTGCAGGGAATGCACTGCATCTCGCGGCCGCTCTCGATGCCAACGCCAACAGTGTGGCGACACTCGATGACGTCCTGGCGCGCAATGCCAAGCGGATGAAGATCAAGCCCTTGGCATTTTGA
- a CDS encoding ParA family protein, with protein sequence MTVIVVANPKGGVGKSTLSTNLAGYFAAAGEWVALADLDKQHSAHAWLELRPATLPPIEVWEIDQETPVKPPKGLEHAVIDTPAGLHGSRLGIALDLADKVIVPLQPSLFDILATQEFLERLAKEKAVRKGGIEIGVVGMRVDARTRSAEQLHRFVEGLQLPVLGYLRDTQNYVQLAAHGLTLWDVAKSRVEKDLEQWQPIVEWLERKAPKA encoded by the coding sequence ATGACGGTAATCGTGGTGGCCAATCCGAAGGGCGGCGTGGGTAAGAGCACGCTCTCGACCAATCTGGCGGGCTATTTCGCCGCGGCAGGCGAGTGGGTCGCGCTGGCGGACCTGGACAAGCAGCATTCGGCCCACGCGTGGCTCGAACTGCGGCCCGCCACGCTGCCGCCCATCGAAGTCTGGGAAATCGACCAGGAGACGCCGGTCAAGCCGCCCAAAGGACTGGAGCACGCCGTGATCGATACGCCGGCGGGTTTGCACGGCAGCCGGCTCGGCATTGCGCTCGATCTGGCCGATAAGGTCATCGTGCCGCTGCAGCCGTCGCTGTTCGATATTCTCGCCACCCAGGAATTTCTCGAGCGGCTCGCCAAGGAAAAGGCCGTGAGGAAGGGGGGGATTGAAATCGGCGTGGTGGGCATGCGGGTCGACGCCCGCACGCGCTCGGCCGAGCAGCTGCATCGCTTTGTCGAGGGACTGCAGTTGCCCGTGCTGGGCTATCTGCGCGACACACAGAACTACGTGCAACTTGCGGCGCACGGCCTGACGCTGTGGGATGTGGCGAAGAGCCGGGTCGAAAAGGATCTGGAGCAGTGGCAGCCGATCGTCGAATGGCTCGAACGCAAGGCTCCCAAGGCCTGA
- a CDS encoding translocation/assembly module TamB domain-containing protein, with translation MTTDSSANPPPQTPGGTTPDGSETPPPVRRKRRLWTLLAWFMGVPVVLVALLAGALYGAVATERGTAYAWHAAVRLLGGRLTGTLDGGALITGLRLHGVEWRSLDGSGTDIKVDKVDGRWAVSGRPWRFAVDYLHVGTIDARIGSSSSSSSSPMSLPKDLRLPMQIEIRDVRVDTLLLHQGGSTAEYSHFIFHGRSDGQHHEAAIDRLDTPFGSVTAAAKLDGVRPFPLSGNIGYSGKVNEEPVQVSGRLSGTLETLMAELDASGMKLAGHAHVEATPFAEVPLQRATLTFDHINPQAFAPGAPLADLAVRADLQPVVGEGGGGAAAASAASASGSGVVASGSVAGPVAASASTTAAPAARSAAGFVVAGQVSIVNAKPGAIDEHLLPLIEAHTDVRLDAHAQSISNLNVRLVKNATLTGAGTLTGKRGQLDLHVAGLDLNALEASVRSTQLAGPIGIRLNDDVQSITLDLADPKAALRAQGKITFDPARMSFSDVRITSGRGRIDLSGAIKHDASSTYNLKAQLTDFDPLGLTSQMPSRSPAGAAANDGKGRSNPARATPAKAPVRPAQAPVPPAKRSAPAAKPSSSPSPKIQARVNGTITAAGVLGPTFTTKAEIKLGQSVYDDLPMTGGGTIQLAGSRILPSKLTLSVAGNQVDLQGSFGAPGDRLRFRADAPQIERLGFGLAGQVTANGDVTGSFAHPNVTLDYKADSVVFGANKLGHAEGHAELRDGANGAMVFTTDARDLSTNGVELSTLSARLNGTRAHHTLQAQAVGTLYQRPLDLTLAANGRLSDTSQGTAWDGTVTQLQNRGTPSINLESPLTISAAPNHVTLGATRLTLEGAVLDLKSFALDHGRIQSAGSLTGVSVARLMSIQQEFTGEPPPMKTDLVFDGDWDFALGNTASGHIQLKRRGGDVTVEIGNGLASMGITDLSARVDFSAGNRLNATVHAQASRIGVIDADAHTTLAMNNGALSINDEAPLTGNIDANVPSLKTTGGLLGPTYMLDGHLALKLALGGTVAKPSVSGSLLGDGISATAVDQGIQLKDGVIRIALSQNLVDFQQVEFHGATGTLRATGKVRLDGSEPDLTASIVADKLELFAAPDRNLSLSGSATVANGGHLGAMNINGKFTVDHALFDMPEQAAPKLGDDVVVVRPDGTVPGEAKPGVLPGNKPASRFAPTATVEINLGNKFRFRGQGADLGLTGKITALSAPDAPLRAVGDVRVTQGSTYTAFGRKLNIENGFFTFNGPVANPGINILAMRRNQQVEAGVQVTGTVDAPVAKLISEPSVPDNEKLSWLLFGHGTDQGNNLGQQSAMTTALALLGNTQGKRIAQTFGLDEFSIGTSDVGLTDPQVVMVSKAINQWLVLGYEQGLQSASNAIKATVNLTRYWSVVAYGGTFQGMNLLYTRRFDRWPWFGKSKQ, from the coding sequence ATGACGACGGATTCTTCCGCCAACCCTCCTCCGCAGACACCCGGTGGCACCACGCCGGATGGTTCTGAGACGCCGCCTCCCGTGCGCCGCAAGCGCCGGTTGTGGACGCTGCTCGCGTGGTTTATGGGGGTGCCGGTGGTGCTCGTGGCATTGCTGGCGGGAGCGTTATACGGCGCGGTGGCGACTGAACGCGGCACTGCCTATGCGTGGCACGCTGCAGTGAGGCTGCTGGGCGGCCGCCTCACCGGCACGCTGGACGGCGGCGCGCTGATCACGGGCTTGCGTTTGCACGGGGTGGAGTGGCGCAGTCTCGATGGCAGCGGCACGGACATCAAGGTGGACAAGGTCGATGGCCGCTGGGCGGTGAGCGGGCGGCCGTGGCGTTTTGCGGTCGACTATCTGCATGTGGGCACCATCGACGCGCGGATCGGCTCGTCCTCATCCAGCAGCAGTTCGCCGATGAGCCTGCCGAAGGACCTGCGCTTACCGATGCAGATCGAGATACGTGACGTGCGGGTCGATACGCTGCTGTTGCATCAAGGCGGGTCGACGGCTGAGTATTCGCATTTCATTTTCCATGGACGCAGCGATGGGCAGCATCACGAAGCCGCGATCGATCGGCTCGATACGCCGTTTGGTTCGGTGACGGCGGCGGCGAAGCTGGATGGCGTGCGGCCGTTTCCGTTGAGCGGCAATATTGGTTACTCGGGCAAGGTCAATGAGGAGCCGGTGCAGGTCAGCGGGCGCTTGAGCGGCACGCTCGAGACGCTGATGGCGGAACTGGATGCGAGCGGCATGAAACTCGCGGGCCATGCGCACGTGGAGGCGACGCCGTTTGCCGAGGTGCCGCTGCAGCGCGCGACGTTGACGTTCGATCACATTAACCCGCAGGCTTTCGCGCCTGGTGCGCCGTTGGCGGATCTGGCGGTGCGGGCGGATCTGCAGCCGGTTGTGGGTGAGGGCGGCGGTGGCGCAGCGGCGGCGAGTGCGGCGAGCGCGAGTGGGAGTGGTGTGGTTGCGAGCGGGAGCGTTGCCGGTCCGGTTGCAGCGAGCGCCTCGACCACCGCCGCCCCCGCGGCGAGATCTGCCGCTGGCTTTGTAGTCGCTGGTCAGGTGTCGATCGTCAACGCGAAACCGGGCGCGATCGACGAACATCTGCTGCCGCTCATCGAAGCCCATACCGACGTGCGGCTCGATGCGCACGCCCAAAGCATCTCGAATCTGAACGTGCGACTCGTCAAGAACGCGACGCTCACAGGCGCGGGCACGCTGACTGGCAAGCGTGGCCAACTCGATCTGCATGTGGCCGGTCTCGACCTGAACGCGCTCGAAGCGAGCGTGCGCTCAACCCAGCTTGCCGGGCCGATCGGCATTCGCCTGAATGACGACGTGCAGAGCATCACGCTCGACCTCGCTGATCCCAAGGCCGCGCTGCGCGCCCAGGGCAAAATCACGTTTGACCCGGCGCGCATGAGTTTTAGCGATGTGCGGATCACCTCGGGCCGCGGACGGATTGACCTCTCGGGCGCCATCAAACACGACGCCAGTTCCACATACAACCTGAAAGCACAACTGACCGATTTCGATCCGCTCGGTCTGACTTCGCAGATGCCTTCGCGTTCGCCAGCCGGCGCTGCAGCAAACGACGGCAAGGGCCGCAGCAATCCTGCCAGGGCGACACCGGCAAAAGCCCCGGTGCGTCCAGCACAAGCCCCGGTACCTCCGGCAAAGCGCTCGGCGCCTGCCGCAAAACCATCGTCGTCTCCGTCGCCGAAGATCCAGGCGCGCGTCAACGGCACCATCACGGCAGCCGGCGTGCTCGGTCCTACCTTCACGACCAAAGCTGAGATCAAACTTGGCCAGAGCGTCTACGACGACTTGCCGATGACCGGCGGCGGCACGATCCAGCTCGCAGGTTCGCGGATCCTGCCCAGCAAGCTCACGCTGTCAGTAGCAGGCAACCAGGTCGATCTGCAGGGCAGCTTCGGCGCGCCGGGCGACCGGCTGCGGTTTCGCGCGGATGCCCCGCAAATCGAGCGCCTCGGCTTCGGTCTGGCCGGGCAGGTTACCGCCAACGGCGATGTGACCGGCTCGTTTGCGCATCCGAATGTCACGCTGGACTACAAGGCCGATAGCGTCGTGTTCGGCGCGAACAAGCTCGGCCACGCGGAGGGCCACGCCGAGTTGCGCGACGGTGCGAACGGCGCGATGGTCTTTACGACCGACGCGCGTGACCTGAGCACAAACGGCGTCGAACTGTCGACGCTCAGCGCGCGCCTGAACGGCACGCGCGCGCACCATACGCTGCAAGCCCAGGCGGTCGGCACGCTGTATCAGCGGCCGCTCGACCTGACGCTGGCCGCCAATGGCCGCCTCTCCGATACATCGCAAGGCACGGCCTGGGATGGCACCGTCACGCAGTTGCAGAATCGCGGCACGCCTTCGATCAATCTCGAATCGCCGCTAACCATCAGCGCGGCGCCTAACCACGTGACGCTCGGCGCAACCCGGTTGACGCTGGAAGGCGCGGTGCTCGATCTGAAATCGTTCGCGCTGGATCACGGACGCATCCAGTCGGCCGGCTCGCTGACGGGCGTTTCGGTGGCGCGCCTGATGTCGATCCAGCAGGAGTTCACCGGCGAGCCGCCGCCGATGAAAACCGATCTGGTGTTCGACGGCGACTGGGACTTCGCGCTCGGCAACACGGCGAGCGGCCACATCCAGTTGAAGCGCCGCGGCGGCGATGTGACGGTGGAAATCGGCAACGGTCTTGCATCGATGGGTATCACCGATCTCTCGGCGCGCGTCGACTTCAGCGCCGGCAATCGCCTGAACGCGACGGTGCATGCGCAGGCGAGCCGGATCGGCGTGATCGACGCCGACGCTCACACGACGCTTGCGATGAACAACGGTGCATTGAGTATCAACGACGAGGCGCCGCTCACGGGCAATATCGACGCCAATGTGCCGTCGCTGAAGACCACCGGCGGTCTGCTCGGCCCGACTTATATGCTCGACGGCCATCTCGCGCTGAAGCTCGCGCTTGGCGGCACGGTGGCGAAGCCAAGCGTGTCGGGGTCGCTGCTGGGTGACGGCATCTCGGCCACTGCGGTCGATCAGGGCATCCAGTTGAAGGATGGAGTGATCCGCATTGCGTTGTCGCAGAATCTGGTGGACTTCCAGCAGGTTGAATTCCACGGCGCAACCGGCACGTTGCGCGCTACCGGCAAGGTGCGCCTCGACGGTTCGGAGCCCGATCTGACCGCGAGCATTGTTGCCGACAAGCTGGAACTGTTCGCGGCGCCGGACCGCAATCTGTCGCTTTCGGGCAGCGCGACCGTGGCCAACGGCGGACACCTCGGGGCCATGAATATCAATGGGAAATTCACCGTCGATCACGCGCTTTTCGACATGCCGGAGCAGGCGGCGCCCAAGCTCGGTGATGACGTGGTGGTCGTGCGGCCTGACGGCACGGTGCCCGGCGAGGCGAAGCCGGGTGTGCTCCCCGGCAACAAGCCGGCAAGCCGCTTTGCGCCGACCGCTACCGTCGAGATCAATCTGGGCAACAAGTTCCGCTTCCGCGGTCAGGGCGCGGACCTCGGGCTGACCGGCAAGATCACTGCGCTGAGCGCGCCTGACGCGCCGCTGCGCGCAGTGGGCGACGTGCGCGTGACACAAGGCTCGACCTATACCGCTTTCGGGCGCAAGCTGAACATCGAGAACGGCTTCTTCACGTTCAACGGTCCGGTGGCCAATCCGGGCATCAACATTCTGGCGATGCGGCGCAACCAGCAGGTCGAAGCGGGCGTACAGGTGACCGGTACCGTCGACGCGCCGGTCGCCAAGCTGATCTCGGAGCCGTCCGTGCCCGACAACGAAAAGCTGTCATGGCTGTTGTTTGGCCACGGCACCGATCAGGGCAACAACCTCGGTCAGCAAAGTGCGATGACGACCGCCCTGGCGCTGCTCGGCAATACGCAAGGCAAGCGGATCGCGCAGACGTTCGGGCTCGACGAGTTTTCGATCGGCACGAGCGATGTGGGGCTGACGGATCCGCAGGTCGTGATGGTGTCGAAGGCCATCAACCAGTGGCTGGTGCTGGGATATGAGCAAGGCCTGCAGTCGGCGAGCAATGCGATCAAGGCGACGGTCAATCTGACGCGCTACTGGTCGGTGGTGGCGTACGGCGGGACGTTCCAGGGGATGAACCTGTTGTACACGCGGCGCTTCGATCGCTGGCCGTGGTTTGGCAAGTCGAAGCAGTAG
- the panD gene encoding aspartate 1-decarboxylase: protein MQRHMLKSKIHRAAVTHCELHYEGSCAIDENLLEAANIVENERIDIWNINNGERFSTYAIKGERGSGMISLNGSAARRAQLGDLVIIATFAMVEEAELKAGWKPDLVFVDDKNKIKGSRDHVPTQNWT from the coding sequence ATGCAACGTCACATGCTGAAGTCGAAGATCCACCGTGCCGCGGTGACTCACTGCGAGCTGCATTACGAAGGCTCATGCGCAATTGATGAAAATCTCCTCGAAGCCGCGAATATCGTCGAGAACGAACGCATCGATATCTGGAACATCAACAACGGCGAGCGTTTCTCGACCTACGCAATCAAAGGAGAGCGCGGCAGCGGGATGATCTCGCTGAACGGTTCGGCGGCGCGGCGCGCGCAACTGGGCGACCTGGTGATTATCGCCACGTTTGCGATGGTGGAAGAAGCGGAACTGAAGGCAGGCTGGAAGCCCGATCTGGTGTTCGTCGACGACAAGAACAAGATCAAGGGCAGCCGCGACCACGTGCCCACCCAGAACTGGACCTAA